One SAR324 cluster bacterium genomic region harbors:
- a CDS encoding DUF2817 domain-containing protein gives MSDETLFAQTYDTSRDLFVAEAGQYDNARIQEFRTDPEASLLTHTLLLPAITKPQRLLVITSGIHGVEGYIGSVIQRLFLKSLDSWIDRNTTGILLIHAVNPYGFRHDRRVNAKNIDLNRNGFTVSGNFDKHHNQAYEQLQSFLEPRKCYASSRLFRAQARKQIEHHSQATVFQAAAGGQHHSPQGIFYGGDSQEPEVLRLREIITEHAKDYPTVFLIHLHSGFGQWGHLHLLYPTSPLVQHELLETLFAGLSINDYLRKHTAYEVVGSLCDFLGEPLRAEGKTYLPVSFEYGTLNTQTMDGFMETLRRMIVENQIHHWGAKTPEIATHEQQLFREMFYPDDPAWQRSVMDQTQTVFSTVFSRFHQI, from the coding sequence ATGTCCGATGAAACACTGTTTGCACAAACCTATGACACGTCCCGCGATTTATTTGTTGCAGAGGCCGGACAATATGACAATGCAAGAATTCAGGAATTCCGCACGGACCCGGAGGCCTCACTGTTGACTCATACCCTGCTGTTGCCGGCAATCACGAAGCCGCAACGGTTGCTGGTCATCACGTCCGGAATTCATGGCGTGGAAGGCTATATCGGCAGTGTGATTCAACGGCTGTTTCTTAAATCACTGGACTCATGGATTGACCGCAACACCACCGGGATATTGCTGATCCATGCAGTGAATCCCTATGGTTTCAGGCATGACCGGCGAGTCAACGCGAAAAACATTGATCTGAACCGGAATGGCTTCACCGTCTCAGGAAATTTCGATAAACACCACAATCAAGCGTATGAACAACTGCAATCCTTTCTGGAACCCCGGAAATGCTATGCGAGTTCACGCTTGTTCCGGGCACAAGCCCGCAAACAGATTGAGCATCACTCGCAAGCCACCGTGTTTCAGGCGGCGGCCGGAGGACAACATCATTCACCACAGGGAATTTTCTATGGCGGGGACTCGCAGGAACCCGAAGTGTTGCGATTGAGAGAAATCATCACCGAACACGCAAAGGATTATCCAACGGTGTTTCTGATTCATCTGCATTCAGGTTTCGGACAATGGGGGCATCTGCATCTGCTTTATCCAACTTCACCGCTGGTTCAGCATGAACTGCTGGAAACCCTGTTTGCCGGACTGTCGATCAATGACTACCTCCGGAAACACACCGCTTACGAAGTGGTGGGCAGCCTCTGTGATTTTCTGGGAGAACCGTTGCGGGCAGAAGGTAAAACATATCTTCCGGTCAGTTTTGAATATGGCACGCTCAACACCCAGACCATGGATGGTTTTATGGAAACCCTCCGTCGGATGATTGTGGAAAACCAGATTCACCATTGGGGTGCCAAAACACCTGAAATCGCAACACACGAACAGCAATTGTTTCGGGAAATGTTTTATCCGGATGATCCAGCGTGGCAACGATCCGTGATGGACCAGACACAAACCGTTTTTTCAACCGTTTTTTCCCGATTCCATCAAATTTAG
- a CDS encoding aminotransferase class I/II-fold pyridoxal phosphate-dependent enzyme, whose translation MNPALNSDIPKAIILAAGTGSRLKPFTEHLPKCLTPLNGVPILVNALTQLFTAGVRETIIVVGHLKEKIIDAIGPDFQGMTITYIESDAYARTNNIYSLWLAREYLHDDILLLEADVFFEGGLLESLLACSGKNALAVDRYQPHMSGTVVKTKADGTITGLFTKKQQVSGFDYGNAWKTINISLLRKNFLEAMLLPDLEDHIQQGIHGVYYEVLLQKEQPWKIPGSLVAVPCEQLRWYEIDDEHDRAMAEYLFASQEQRYELIQQQHGGFFRYPFVDHAYLYNLYFPPDDVIRHFESQMRELVLHYPSGQQVLTELMGGYLDTSPEHLLVCNGTSEIIRVLGRKLCRKMIVPVPSFNEYLNAPQPEKVIPFKLRAPDFQLNVQEFFQAIEASEADLAILVNPNNPTSQSIPKESLVWLLDQLQTTNCQLVVDESFMDFVDDPPHVSVADLLEKYPWLSILKSLSKSYGICGLRLGYFMTANPLLMQELHKEVSIWNINGFAEAFLRILPRYREDFEESVRKVRADRDDLYEALGKIPGASVLRPQANYIFCHFSQENMMAKDLARMMFVQHNILIKSCAEKMSDPAHEYYRIACRTHQENQRLVEALTQCLQLKNSMLQTTSPKDLHASL comes from the coding sequence ATGAATCCAGCGTTGAATTCTGATATTCCAAAAGCCATCATTCTGGCAGCGGGAACAGGCAGTCGACTTAAACCATTTACAGAACATCTGCCCAAATGCCTCACGCCGCTGAATGGTGTTCCGATTCTGGTCAATGCGCTGACACAACTTTTCACCGCCGGTGTGCGTGAGACCATCATCGTGGTCGGACATCTCAAGGAAAAAATCATTGACGCCATTGGCCCCGATTTTCAGGGAATGACCATCACCTACATTGAGTCCGACGCTTATGCGAGAACCAACAATATTTATTCCCTGTGGTTGGCCAGAGAATACCTGCATGACGACATCCTGCTGCTGGAAGCTGATGTGTTTTTTGAGGGTGGACTGCTGGAAAGTCTGCTGGCCTGTTCAGGCAAAAACGCACTAGCGGTTGACCGCTATCAGCCCCATATGTCCGGAACCGTGGTGAAAACAAAGGCTGATGGAACAATAACCGGGTTGTTCACCAAAAAACAGCAGGTGTCCGGTTTTGATTATGGGAATGCCTGGAAGACCATCAACATTTCCCTGCTCCGGAAAAACTTTCTGGAAGCCATGCTGCTGCCTGACCTGGAAGATCACATCCAACAGGGAATTCATGGCGTTTATTACGAAGTTCTCCTGCAAAAAGAACAGCCCTGGAAGATCCCCGGTTCCCTGGTCGCAGTGCCCTGTGAACAGTTGCGATGGTATGAAATCGATGATGAACACGACCGGGCTATGGCCGAATATCTGTTTGCGTCACAGGAACAGCGTTATGAATTGATACAGCAACAGCATGGCGGCTTTTTCCGTTATCCGTTTGTGGATCATGCGTATCTGTATAACCTCTATTTTCCGCCGGATGATGTGATTCGCCATTTTGAAAGCCAGATGCGGGAACTGGTGCTGCATTATCCTTCCGGACAACAGGTTCTCACTGAATTGATGGGCGGCTATCTCGACACTTCGCCGGAACATCTGCTGGTTTGCAATGGCACCTCAGAGATCATCAGGGTTCTGGGACGAAAGCTCTGCCGGAAAATGATTGTTCCTGTGCCGTCGTTCAATGAATATCTCAATGCACCGCAACCCGAAAAAGTCATCCCGTTTAAATTGAGAGCGCCTGACTTTCAGTTGAACGTACAGGAATTTTTTCAGGCGATTGAGGCCTCAGAAGCAGATCTGGCAATTCTGGTCAATCCCAACAATCCGACCTCGCAAAGCATTCCCAAAGAGTCGCTTGTCTGGCTGTTGGACCAGCTTCAAACCACAAACTGTCAGTTGGTGGTTGATGAATCATTCATGGATTTTGTGGATGATCCACCGCATGTTTCAGTGGCGGATCTTCTTGAAAAATATCCGTGGCTTTCCATTTTGAAAAGCCTGAGCAAGTCTTATGGCATATGCGGTTTGCGGCTGGGATATTTCATGACGGCCAACCCCTTGCTGATGCAGGAACTTCACAAGGAAGTGAGCATCTGGAACATCAATGGCTTTGCGGAAGCATTTTTGCGAATTTTGCCCCGATACCGTGAGGACTTTGAAGAAAGTGTCAGAAAAGTTCGTGCGGACAGGGATGACCTGTATGAAGCACTAGGCAAAATTCCCGGAGCTTCTGTGCTGAGGCCCCAGGCCAACTATATCTTCTGTCATTTTTCTCAGGAGAACATGATGGCTAAAGACCTCGCCCGCATGATGTTCGTCCAGCATAATATTCTGATCAAATCCTGCGCGGAAAAAATGTCTGACCCGGCCCATGAATATTACCGCATTGCCTGCCGGACTCATCAGGAAAATCAACGGTTGGTTGAGGCGCTGACTCAATGTCTGCAACTCAAAAATTCCATGCTTCAAACCACCAGCCCCAAGGATCTTCATGCCTCGCTCTGA
- a CDS encoding iron-containing alcohol dehydrogenase, translating into MSVVPFKLQVNGYQNYQKVLKEVAKNLPFPAPTLFSGPGSSLELCKAIAYMGTKKLLIVTDAMLIKIGLLDNIKKALEQHKVEYVIYDGVLPDPTFAQVEAGLTVLKKNKCDAVLAVGGGSSMDAGKLICARATNDKPLPKFAGLFKVFKTILPLFVIPTTAGTGSEVTIAAVVSDPVAHQKIPVMDPKLIPTMAALDGALMTGLPPMITAATGMDALTHAVEAYISANAMPSTDSYALAATRLIMENLTNAVKNGQDVETRQNMAQASYYAGLAFTRAGVGYVHAIAHNFGAYYHTPHGLANSIVLPHVLDYSKETSMPRLAHLAVISGLQKGKESDQKLADKFIAHIRAMMKDYNIPEKLEALKKEDIPAIAKAALKEAHFTYAVPKYMDQATCEKLISKMMV; encoded by the coding sequence ATGTCCGTTGTCCCCTTCAAACTTCAGGTCAATGGGTATCAAAACTACCAGAAAGTGTTGAAGGAAGTGGCCAAAAATCTTCCGTTTCCCGCACCAACCTTATTTTCCGGACCGGGATCTTCCCTTGAGTTGTGCAAGGCAATCGCCTATATGGGCACCAAAAAACTGTTGATTGTCACAGATGCCATGCTGATAAAAATCGGATTGCTGGATAACATCAAGAAAGCCCTGGAGCAACATAAGGTAGAATATGTGATTTATGATGGTGTTCTGCCTGACCCGACCTTTGCGCAGGTGGAAGCCGGATTGACCGTGCTGAAAAAAAATAAATGTGACGCGGTTCTGGCTGTTGGCGGTGGATCCTCCATGGATGCCGGCAAACTCATTTGCGCACGAGCGACCAATGACAAACCTCTGCCAAAATTTGCCGGACTGTTCAAGGTCTTCAAAACAATCCTGCCCTTGTTCGTGATTCCAACCACTGCTGGTACTGGCTCAGAAGTCACCATTGCGGCTGTTGTGTCTGATCCTGTGGCACACCAGAAAATTCCGGTGATGGACCCGAAACTGATCCCAACCATGGCGGCACTGGATGGAGCGTTGATGACAGGTTTGCCGCCAATGATCACCGCCGCGACAGGAATGGACGCATTGACCCATGCGGTTGAAGCCTATATTTCAGCCAATGCCATGCCCTCCACAGACAGTTACGCGTTGGCGGCAACCCGGTTGATCATGGAAAATCTGACCAATGCGGTGAAAAATGGTCAGGATGTGGAAACCCGCCAAAACATGGCACAGGCATCCTATTACGCGGGACTTGCTTTCACACGGGCCGGAGTGGGATATGTCCATGCGATTGCCCATAACTTCGGCGCGTATTATCACACTCCGCATGGGCTGGCGAACTCCATTGTACTGCCACATGTTCTGGATTATTCCAAGGAAACCTCCATGCCACGCCTTGCTCATCTTGCGGTTATCAGCGGATTGCAAAAAGGCAAGGAATCCGATCAAAAACTGGCTGATAAATTCATTGCTCACATTCGGGCGATGATGAAGGATTATAATATTCCGGAAAAACTGGAAGCCCTGAAAAAAGAGGATATTCCCGCCATTGCCAAAGCAGCCCTGAAAGAAGCGCATTTCACCTATGCGGTGCCCAAATACATGGATCAGGCTACCTGCGAAAAACTGATCAGTAAAATGATGGTGTGA
- a CDS encoding CZB domain-containing protein, producing the protein MKNVSISIRLITGFLLVCGILVASGVYSYNGVMRVNDATRLLNETTPLIQASQEMTYSVSRDMQLIMELIEADNLQDLNDAWNAHQQMIAHFDSYAEAILSGGNIAGSAFYATSDKELRKVVTDTDEFHNTQLQPQIKKIQENVLKRNELMQTREETLRESFVIFEQVIALAEKLESQVKERIQTLIEKGNTASVLQIENTWADMSMEMKTTLALSWIWLQEYQRADQEDRLQQTREAYLESIRDFGTWVTALKNGAQTREGRIYPVTVPEIRQTLMAVEQLHSEKFQSAGTRLIQLADEVREIRAHLNQLDAHADDIAQRMIEQLQTIEKESRILIARTVDMASATTRSVWQGILLAVLVGLALSGLLGFLLTRSITHPLITVSEVTVQLAQGNLNVKQSFDFHDELGRMGKSLLSAIKNLRNIIGHIVESSEQMNQKSLQLKSIAEEIAHGSTQQASAIEETSASIEEMSANIEHTAENSKNTENIANKSAKEAQLSGDSVAEAVQAMREIASKISIIDEIARQTNLLALNAAIEAARAGEQGKGFAVVATEVRKLAERSQVASAEIMGLSQSSLEVSEKAGHMLQTLVPNIQKTAGLVREITVAAGEQKSGIAQINSAIQQLSKTIQRNATISEEMAAASDDLSMQSGEQMEMVSFFKIDQRQRAVGRNQDAVFDFEAAKTKHLLWRSRIQNFLEGKESLTEDQAVSHRDCDLGKWLYGTAMNKWGNLSTIKTLESEHTKLHELIKTIIQLKTQGQSAKAQKQSRNIATLSEKIVNLLDQLEQQTQ; encoded by the coding sequence ATGAAAAACGTTTCCATTTCTATTCGCTTGATTACGGGTTTTTTACTCGTGTGCGGCATTCTTGTGGCGTCGGGTGTTTATTCTTACAACGGGGTCATGCGGGTGAATGATGCCACGCGCCTGCTGAATGAGACAACACCCCTGATTCAGGCTTCCCAGGAAATGACCTATTCGGTATCCAGAGACATGCAACTCATCATGGAACTGATCGAAGCTGACAATTTACAGGACTTGAACGATGCCTGGAATGCGCATCAGCAGATGATCGCGCATTTTGATAGCTATGCGGAAGCGATTCTGAGCGGTGGAAATATTGCTGGCAGTGCCTTCTATGCCACCAGCGATAAAGAACTGCGGAAGGTGGTGACAGACACGGATGAATTTCATAACACGCAACTCCAACCTCAGATCAAAAAAATTCAGGAAAATGTTCTGAAACGTAATGAACTCATGCAAACCCGGGAGGAAACCCTTCGTGAATCATTCGTGATTTTTGAACAGGTCATTGCCTTGGCGGAAAAACTGGAAAGTCAGGTCAAGGAACGGATTCAGACGCTTATTGAAAAAGGCAATACGGCATCTGTTCTACAGATTGAAAACACCTGGGCGGATATGTCGATGGAAATGAAAACAACTCTGGCACTTTCCTGGATCTGGTTGCAGGAATACCAGCGTGCTGATCAGGAGGATCGGCTTCAACAAACACGGGAAGCCTATCTGGAAAGTATCCGCGACTTTGGAACATGGGTGACTGCCCTGAAAAATGGAGCACAAACCCGGGAAGGCCGGATCTATCCCGTCACGGTTCCGGAAATCCGGCAGACGCTGATGGCCGTTGAACAATTGCATTCAGAAAAATTTCAGTCGGCAGGAACCCGGCTGATTCAGTTGGCGGATGAAGTACGGGAGATCAGGGCTCATCTGAACCAACTGGATGCGCATGCGGATGACATCGCCCAGCGCATGATTGAGCAACTACAGACCATCGAAAAAGAATCCAGAATACTCATTGCCCGGACTGTTGATATGGCCAGTGCCACCACACGATCTGTCTGGCAGGGCATTCTGCTGGCAGTGCTGGTGGGCCTCGCCCTTTCAGGATTATTAGGCTTCCTGCTGACCCGGAGCATCACCCACCCCTTAATCACCGTGTCTGAAGTGACGGTGCAACTGGCGCAGGGCAATCTCAATGTGAAGCAATCCTTCGATTTTCATGATGAACTGGGACGAATGGGTAAAAGTCTGTTGAGCGCGATTAAAAATCTCCGGAACATCATCGGGCATATTGTGGAGTCCTCTGAGCAGATGAATCAGAAAAGTCTTCAATTGAAAAGCATCGCTGAAGAAATTGCTCATGGTTCAACCCAACAGGCATCTGCCATTGAAGAAACATCCGCTTCGATTGAAGAAATGTCCGCCAATATTGAACACACTGCGGAAAATTCAAAAAATACCGAAAATATCGCCAACAAATCCGCAAAAGAAGCTCAGTTGAGTGGTGACTCTGTGGCTGAAGCGGTTCAGGCGATGCGTGAAATCGCTTCAAAAATTTCCATCATTGATGAAATTGCCCGCCAAACCAATCTGCTGGCACTGAATGCCGCCATTGAAGCCGCCAGAGCGGGTGAACAGGGGAAAGGTTTTGCCGTGGTTGCGACTGAAGTTCGAAAATTGGCCGAACGCAGTCAGGTGGCCTCGGCCGAGATTATGGGACTTTCACAATCCAGTCTGGAGGTTTCCGAGAAAGCCGGACACATGCTTCAAACACTGGTTCCCAACATTCAGAAAACAGCGGGACTGGTTCGGGAAATCACAGTTGCGGCCGGTGAACAAAAAAGTGGCATTGCCCAGATCAACAGTGCCATTCAGCAACTGAGCAAAACGATTCAGCGCAACGCTACCATTTCCGAGGAAATGGCGGCGGCTTCAGACGATCTTTCCATGCAAAGCGGTGAACAAATGGAAATGGTCTCTTTCTTTAAAATTGACCAGAGACAACGGGCCGTTGGCAGAAATCAAGACGCTGTTTTTGATTTTGAAGCCGCAAAAACCAAGCATCTGCTATGGCGTAGCAGGATTCAGAATTTTCTGGAGGGCAAGGAAAGTCTGACTGAAGATCAAGCCGTCTCGCATCGTGATTGTGATCTGGGAAAATGGCTCTATGGAACGGCCATGAACAAGTGGGGGAATTTGTCTACTATCAAAACGCTTGAGTCAGAACATACCAAACTTCATGAGCTGATCAAAACAATCATTCAGTTGAAAACTCAGGGACAGTCCGCAAAAGCACAGAAACAGTCACGAAACATTGCGACTCTGAGTGAAAAAATTGTCAATTTGCTGGATCAACTGGAACAACAGACGCAATGA
- a CDS encoding DUF3488 domain-containing protein: MFRSLTIASLYKYSMLGLLGLTCVQLVYSQILSWPVMLSGLVLYGCMVLNYQSSRPRLSDRITGGFLIPVLGFCLYRVIVEKNNPVQEALVFIFFLNVIWQGGRAKLEDYWNRHSFLFLLNILTTNMNLDWISFLLFILFMMVSVPVMGVGFLYHYEKKSVSFVEQSQKLRCLLPVLKGTPFVLAAGLLLFFLIPRSPFALLSLSQNRSIPATGYTNQVALLGDGEIQVDQQAMVRVYSPSPEWADRNPSFRFIRGNTLDAFDGRRWHKTDPMVQSFRPGQEIILHRDSSLAKKAVELTFLLEATLDKELFVPWGELIHFNPANFYNTLLQDESGNLIRKNIRQIRTKYETGILPERFFTRLTDAQKARYLQIPTDSWQGFSEFRKWVETVLPQNKDATELTRLLKQHFDQEFTASYMNDFSGEDKLISFLTQEKKGHCEYFASAAVLALRFRGIPSRLAAGYSGGQWNSVSNVLTFNNEHAHVWVEYFENRQWHLFDPTIASPLLQINLNSPSLWKQYVDAISFWIESYMVDYTFDTQKQILVSLSEMGKTDANTDSTSSFWSAGSSFRIKIIVAGITGLLATYWLLRKTRGRDRKFQTYPSAYRMVLKHMESIYGQFPPSLSPKDILYTIQDQMSPNEQEAARTIIDAYYAFRYGQKEFKNQMLTNMWLRAAKTPDI, encoded by the coding sequence ATGTTCCGGTCACTAACCATAGCCAGCCTTTACAAATATTCCATGCTGGGACTGTTGGGTTTGACCTGTGTGCAGCTTGTTTACAGTCAGATTCTGTCATGGCCGGTGATGCTGAGCGGATTGGTGCTGTATGGTTGCATGGTGCTCAATTATCAGTCTTCCCGACCGCGATTGAGCGACAGGATTACCGGCGGTTTTCTGATTCCTGTACTCGGTTTCTGTTTGTATCGGGTGATTGTTGAAAAAAATAATCCTGTTCAGGAAGCTCTGGTTTTTATCTTTTTTCTGAATGTCATCTGGCAGGGAGGACGCGCCAAACTCGAAGACTACTGGAACCGGCACAGTTTTTTGTTTCTGCTGAATATCCTGACCACCAACATGAATCTGGACTGGATCAGTTTTCTGTTATTCATCCTGTTCATGATGGTTTCAGTGCCTGTGATGGGGGTGGGGTTTTTATATCATTATGAAAAAAAATCAGTTTCGTTTGTAGAACAATCCCAGAAACTGCGCTGTCTCCTGCCTGTGCTCAAAGGAACTCCGTTTGTTCTCGCCGCCGGCTTGCTCCTGTTTTTTCTGATTCCCCGATCCCCCTTTGCCCTTCTGAGCCTATCCCAGAACCGGTCAATTCCCGCAACGGGCTACACCAATCAGGTGGCCCTTCTTGGCGATGGTGAAATTCAGGTTGATCAACAGGCCATGGTTCGTGTCTATTCGCCAAGTCCTGAATGGGCTGACCGTAATCCGTCCTTCCGTTTTATCCGGGGAAATACGCTGGACGCGTTTGATGGCAGACGCTGGCATAAAACAGATCCGATGGTCCAGTCTTTCCGACCGGGACAGGAAATCATACTTCACCGTGATTCATCTCTGGCAAAGAAAGCTGTGGAGTTGACCTTTCTGCTGGAAGCAACCCTGGACAAGGAATTGTTTGTTCCATGGGGGGAACTGATTCATTTCAACCCGGCCAATTTTTATAACACACTTTTGCAGGATGAAAGTGGAAACCTGATCAGAAAAAATATCCGTCAGATTCGAACCAAATATGAGACAGGAATATTACCAGAACGTTTTTTCACACGGCTGACCGATGCCCAGAAGGCACGATACCTTCAGATCCCAACAGACTCATGGCAGGGATTTTCTGAATTTCGCAAATGGGTTGAAACCGTGTTGCCCCAAAACAAGGATGCCACTGAACTGACAAGACTGTTGAAACAGCATTTTGATCAGGAATTCACAGCATCCTACATGAATGATTTTTCAGGAGAGGATAAACTGATTTCATTCCTGACACAGGAAAAAAAAGGCCATTGTGAATATTTTGCCTCCGCCGCGGTATTGGCTTTAAGGTTCAGGGGAATTCCATCCCGCCTGGCCGCAGGATATTCCGGCGGACAATGGAATTCGGTCTCGAATGTTTTGACGTTCAATAATGAACATGCCCATGTGTGGGTCGAGTATTTTGAAAACCGGCAATGGCATCTGTTTGATCCAACCATTGCCTCCCCCTTGCTACAGATCAATCTGAACTCACCGTCCCTGTGGAAACAATATGTGGACGCAATTTCCTTCTGGATCGAAAGTTACATGGTGGATTATACCTTTGACACACAAAAGCAGATCCTTGTTTCCTTGAGTGAAATGGGAAAAACAGACGCCAACACCGATTCCACCAGCTCATTCTGGTCAGCGGGTTCGTCATTCCGGATTAAAATCATAGTTGCTGGAATAACAGGTTTGCTGGCCACTTATTGGCTGTTGAGAAAGACAAGAGGGCGTGACCGGAAATTTCAGACCTACCCTTCCGCTTACCGGATGGTTTTGAAACATATGGAATCGATTTATGGTCAATTTCCCCCTTCCCTTAGCCCGAAAGATATTTTATATACCATTCAGGATCAGATGAGCCCCAATGAACAGGAAGCCGCCCGAACAATCATTGACGCCTATTACGCCTTTCGTTATGGACAAAAAGAATTTAAGAATCAAATGCTGACAAACATGTGGCTCAGGGCTGCAAAAACCCCGGATATTTGA